Proteins encoded together in one Gallus gallus isolate bGalGal1 chromosome 18, bGalGal1.mat.broiler.GRCg7b, whole genome shotgun sequence window:
- the LOC121107156 gene encoding uncharacterized protein LOC121107156 isoform X1 produces MRGSPSSRMEVWPGKALPSPQLFPVLEPRWNPRGPERGKDTSRRGKYSPRSSPGLKELLKEMEKAARGSDQPSAQDTLRFGSHPTLPVSARGAQTAPTTGMPGVDAGKNTRAVLQEFLQVHFTLVIAVLVTVLLSGLVMTCIAVSWMWHKYPVCKRAETAPGQAHPESDRERGQSGGEGRAELGEATEDAVVAQEKKNVSSGSSPFPSSFEAEFEQLCSKISTDPSLWPTCTSSSPTDGISSPDARGSRGSP; encoded by the exons ATGCGTGGGAGTCCGTCATCTCGCATGG AAGTGTGGCCAGGGAAGGCGTTGCCAAGTCCTCagctctttcctgtgctggagccCCGCTGGAATCCCAGGG GTCCggaaagaggaaaggatacATCTAGAAGAGGGAAATACTCCCCGAGGTCATCTCCTGGGCTAAAGGAACTcctgaaggaaatggagaaggcagcGCGTG GAAGTGACCAACCATCTGCACAGGACACGCTGCGGTTTGGCAGCCATCCCACACTGCCAGTCTCGGCCAGAGGAGCACAGACAGCGCCGACAACTGGCATGCCAG ggGTGGATGCTGGGAAAAACACAAGGGCTGTGCTTCAGGAGTTTCTGCAGGTGCACTTCACCCTAGTGATCGCAGTGCTTGtaactgtgctgctgtctgggcTGGTGATGACCTGTATTGCTGTGTCGTGGATGTGGCACAAATATCC AGTGTGCAAGAGGGCAGAGACAGCTCCAGGACAAGCTCATCCTGAGAGTGACCGGGAGAGAGGCCAATCTGGAGGTGAAGGCAGAgcggagctgggagaggcaacAGAAGATGCCGTAGTTGcccaagaaaagaagaatgtgtCCAGCGGATCCAGCCCGTTCCCCTCCTCCTTTGAAGCGGAGTTTGAACAGCTGTGCAGCAAAATCAGCACAGACCCTTCCCTTTGGCCCACGTGTACCAGCAGCTCTCCCACGGACGGCATCTCTTCCCCAGATGCTCGCGGTTCTCGGGGTTCCCCATAG